From a region of the Helianthus annuus cultivar XRQ/B chromosome 5, HanXRQr2.0-SUNRISE, whole genome shotgun sequence genome:
- the LOC110943475 gene encoding F-box/kelch-repeat protein At3g06240 has product MADALYLPEDIVHLIFLRLPRKPLFRLKCLSKHWNRLISEHFIKLRSRRMMFLPSLPFHAIDNTATSEDMTPSKMIKLSSPSINTGSYKEVTIVGSFNGIVLLVLEYLNTIVIDPNSPYGHHMILYNPLSGEFNTVPRGGSYKSYNYYVYGFGYGTAADDLKIIRLKYLRFGSNYESKSFEVFSLKTWSWSRPSKLTDDSCFCDSYSSGIFANGFLYWNATRNSGSPLYLIVTLNIKTMEFSRIEIPDRYWMHRLGTYKGRLCMICSQNNVEGYELRVMNKPWLCSSELWSTVCSFPSSLLHIDFASDLGTLCILDDGRLLTLKSCNQLIIYDMLKDSYMEVDNLTSFIRVGKLQSVEYIQSSISPSDICSVFI; this is encoded by the coding sequence ATGGCGGATGCACTATATCTACCTGAAGATATTGTTCACCTGATATTTCTTCGATTGCCTAGAAAACCATTGTTCCGATTGAAATGTTTATCAAAGCATTGGAATCGTCTGATTTCAGAACACTTTATAAAGTTGAGATCAAGACGAATGATGTTTCTCCCCAGCCTACCTTTTCACGCAATTGACAACACTGCCACAAGCGAGGACATGACTCCATCGAAGATGATCAAGCTTTCCTCTCCTTCAATTAACACGGGAAGTTATAAAGAGGTCACTATTGTTGGATCGTTCAACGGGATAGTCCTTTTAGTCCTAGAATATTTAAATACGATCGTTATCGATCCCAATTCTCCATATGGACATCATATGATCCTATACAACCCATTATCTGGAGAGTTCAACACAGTTCCTCGCGGAGGATCATATAAGTCATATAACTACTATGTGTATGGATTTGGCTATGGTACAGCCGCAGATGATTTAAAAATTATTAGATTAAAATATCTTCGCTTCGGTAGTAATTATGAATCAAAATCTTTTGAGGTATTTAGTCTTAAAACTTGGTCATGGAGCAGACCTTCCAAGTTAACCGATGACTCTTGCTTCTGCGACAGCTATTCTTCAGGTATCTTTGCAAATGGATTTTTGTACTGGAATGCCACGAGAAATTCGGGTTCCCCTCTTTATTTGATAGTGACTCTAAATATCAAGACGATGGAGTTTTCAAGGATAGAAATTCCAGATAGATATTGGATGCATCGTTTGGGTACATATAAGGGGCGACTTTGCATGATTTGCTCTCAAAATAATGTGGAAGGATACGAATTAAGGGTGATGAACAAACCATGGTTATGCTCTTCGGAGTTATGGTCAACAGTATGTTCGTTTCCATCCTCGTTATTGCATATTGATTTCGCATCTGATCTTGGGACGTTGTGTATTCTGGATGACGGGAGATTGCTAACGTTGAAGTCGTGTAATCAACTCATCATCTATGACATGTTGAAAGATTCGTATATGGAGGTGGACAACTTGACGAGTTTTATCCGAGTAGGGAAGTTGCAATCTGTGGAATACATCCAGAGTTCGATATCACCATCGGATATATGTTCTGTTTTCATATAA